From a single Paenibacillus sp. FSL R5-0345 genomic region:
- a CDS encoding DUF4179 domain-containing protein, with translation MTDQEERILRKNIDEVQQNVETMQEMKIYNAMKRGIVEGKNQEKRRIYTTGMGVVAAAAVALMVTYNTIGLPNKGITQSSVQSVSIKNTDNFKAYRSFSRLEPALASALEQNLVVPVGQSAENKGYLIDVTGAVTDGRKVYVLYSVQNNTDEVVIHADFELQFEGIKESPLHKGASLSMLASESRIQPGQSMDFIYSTNLSPTIQYPKKVNYNIILTETSDKALLSSSNKYRTSLDVAFELDPDMLKAQERMLDTDGTLTIDGQKIKVTEVQYTPLSTYVDLAYDENNDKQIFQLINPVLISKYEGVEEKYYYPTLITADNSEVYSDNSKATLVFRNSEKIVKSKPDSVSLKAFGISAVEKDQMKIVVDLNKYQLIEAPGSGLELVTPKQENNVEEGEILLRRNLENAQYLEGSTRLAETFTDAKGKVHNRATSTSSFSSYTTSKDGSAVNEFGYNFGAEAKNYPQPLTITLEKYTNPIMDTQAVELYSKN, from the coding sequence ATGACAGATCAAGAAGAACGTATTCTACGCAAGAACATCGATGAGGTTCAACAGAACGTTGAAACAATGCAAGAAATGAAAATCTACAACGCTATGAAAAGAGGAATTGTAGAGGGGAAGAACCAGGAAAAGCGACGTATCTATACTACCGGTATGGGCGTAGTAGCAGCTGCAGCGGTTGCGTTAATGGTTACATACAATACGATAGGGTTACCGAATAAAGGAATAACACAATCTTCTGTACAATCAGTCAGCATTAAAAATACGGATAATTTCAAAGCATATCGCTCGTTCTCAAGGTTAGAGCCTGCATTAGCCAGTGCCCTTGAGCAGAATCTTGTTGTGCCGGTCGGTCAAAGTGCGGAAAACAAGGGATACCTGATAGATGTGACAGGTGCCGTTACAGATGGACGGAAGGTTTATGTTTTATACAGTGTTCAGAACAATACGGACGAAGTAGTTATACACGCGGATTTTGAGCTTCAATTTGAAGGAATAAAGGAGTCGCCTCTTCACAAAGGCGCATCATTAAGTATGCTAGCTAGCGAGAGCCGAATTCAACCCGGGCAGTCTATGGATTTTATATACTCCACCAATCTTTCGCCAACGATTCAATATCCAAAGAAAGTAAACTATAATATTATTCTTACTGAAACTTCAGATAAAGCGCTCCTATCCAGCAGCAATAAGTACCGAACAAGCCTAGATGTTGCTTTCGAGCTTGATCCTGACATGCTCAAAGCACAGGAACGTATGCTGGATACAGACGGAACACTGACCATAGATGGACAAAAGATTAAAGTAACCGAGGTCCAATATACTCCGCTAAGCACCTATGTCGATCTTGCGTATGACGAGAACAATGATAAACAAATTTTCCAATTAATTAACCCAGTTTTGATCAGTAAATATGAAGGTGTCGAGGAGAAGTATTATTATCCCACACTTATCACTGCTGATAACTCTGAAGTCTACTCGGATAATTCCAAGGCAACGTTAGTGTTCAGAAACAGTGAAAAGATTGTAAAGAGCAAGCCAGACAGCGTCTCGTTGAAAGCATTCGGAATTTCGGCCGTTGAAAAGGATCAGATGAAAATTGTCGTCGATCTTAACAAGTATCAGCTTATAGAAGCGCCGGGAAGTGGACTCGAGTTAGTCACGCCAAAACAAGAGAATAATGTAGAGGAAGGAGAAATCCTCCTAAGACGTAATCTTGAGAATGCTCAATATTTAGAAGGCTCTACTAGACTTGCTGAGACTTTTACTGACGCAAAAGGGAAGGTACATAATAGAGCAACTTCCACAAGCAGCTTCAGCAGCTATACGACTTCTAAGGATGGGTCAGCCGTGAACGAGTTTGGATATAATTTTGGTGCGGAAGCGAAGAACTATCCTCAGCCATTAACGATAACGTTAGAGAAATATACAAATCCAATTATGGATACGCAGGCTGTGGAGTTGTACTCGAAGAATTAG
- a CDS encoding RNA polymerase sigma factor has translation MDEVRMVDFAQMDEEAFFSRLYVEHRKMYAIAYSYLRTEADTLEVIQEASCRAWMKRKKLKDEQSFTPWLIRITINCCMDELRRKKRVVPTEKMVEEAAREMKSNDRIDLERAMNRIKPRYRHVVTLKYYHDMTTIEIAKVLKRPEGTIKTWLREGLKQLRSYL, from the coding sequence ATGGATGAGGTAAGAATGGTAGATTTTGCGCAGATGGATGAAGAAGCTTTTTTTAGTCGTTTGTATGTGGAGCATCGAAAAATGTACGCCATTGCCTACAGTTATCTGAGAACAGAAGCAGATACGCTGGAAGTGATCCAAGAAGCGTCATGCAGGGCATGGATGAAACGTAAAAAACTAAAGGACGAACAGTCCTTCACACCCTGGCTGATTCGAATAACGATTAATTGCTGCATGGATGAGTTAAGGCGCAAAAAACGTGTGGTACCTACGGAAAAAATGGTGGAGGAAGCGGCGCGGGAAATGAAGAGCAACGATCGAATTGATCTGGAGCGCGCGATGAATCGGATAAAGCCTAGGTATCGGCATGTCGTAACGCTTAAATACTACCATGATATGACCACTATCGAAATTGCAAAAGTTCTAAAAAGACCAGAAGGTACTATTAAGACTTGGTTGCGCGAAGGGCTTAAACAGCTTCGAAGTTATCTATAG